The following proteins come from a genomic window of Limosilactobacillus reuteri:
- a CDS encoding metal-dependent transcriptional regulator gives MTPMKEDYLKIIFELGGSHKKVSNKEISLGLGIAAGSVTEMISKLADEGLVVHEPYAGISLTEKGQKYAAELVRKHRLWETFLVDKLHYNFADVHSEAEILEHQTSDRLATALDAFLQHPDHCPHGGVIPSANGKLSDVTHRLLADADDGEKVELERFLDNHELLTYLEELGLRPQEQVTVIRHEPFEGPIVIQKENNDQEINVSYKASHNIFIEPDITQENKD, from the coding sequence TTGACTCCAATGAAGGAAGACTATCTAAAAATTATTTTTGAATTAGGTGGTAGTCATAAAAAAGTTTCTAATAAAGAGATTTCCCTTGGACTAGGAATTGCCGCTGGATCAGTAACCGAGATGATTTCTAAGTTGGCTGACGAAGGGCTAGTCGTTCATGAACCATATGCCGGTATTTCTTTAACTGAAAAGGGACAAAAGTATGCTGCGGAATTAGTTCGGAAGCATCGTTTGTGGGAAACATTTTTAGTGGATAAGCTTCACTACAATTTTGCCGACGTTCATTCAGAAGCGGAAATTCTGGAACATCAGACAAGTGATCGCCTAGCAACGGCCTTAGACGCTTTTCTTCAACACCCTGACCATTGTCCGCATGGTGGAGTAATTCCATCAGCTAATGGCAAGCTTTCAGATGTAACGCATCGTTTATTGGCAGATGCTGATGATGGGGAAAAAGTTGAATTAGAACGATTCCTGGATAATCACGAGCTTTTAACTTACTTAGAAGAGTTAGGGTTACGTCCTCAAGAACAAGTTACTGTAATTCGCCATGAACCTTTTGAAGGACCAATTGTGATTCAAAAAGAAAATAACGACCAAGAAATAAATGTTTCATATAAGGCCTCACATAATATTTTTATTGAACCGGACATCACTCAAGAAAATAAAGATTAA
- a CDS encoding cation diffusion facilitator family transporter yields the protein MDEKVTGKRFLAVTLLNVLITIVEIFGGILSGSLALLSDAFHNLGDSLSIVLGYFAQHIGGQQENRQRTYGYRRAEILSALTNSIFLIVISVFLIIEAIKRLEHPQHINGGIMLTVAVIGLLANFISAALLHAGSEDSLNVKATYLHILSDALSSVAVIIGGIILTFVNVPWLDPALTIGVALYIAYEAWPIINQTIKILMQSSPDLDYDSIENDLKQIDGVTAVHHVHAWMMDEHRIIFSAHLNCDDLPLSQVERIYSQVEKILHEKYGICHVTIQAEYHRGKDEELFNTPVDEKNVINNEFKQD from the coding sequence ATGGACGAAAAAGTAACAGGGAAACGCTTTTTAGCAGTTACCCTCCTAAATGTATTAATTACAATTGTTGAAATTTTTGGAGGTATTCTTTCAGGAAGTTTAGCCTTACTATCAGATGCTTTTCATAATTTAGGGGATTCGCTTTCCATTGTACTAGGCTACTTTGCCCAGCATATTGGCGGACAACAGGAGAATCGGCAACGAACTTATGGCTACCGCCGAGCTGAAATCCTCTCAGCATTAACTAATAGTATTTTCCTGATTGTTATCTCTGTCTTCTTAATTATTGAAGCTATTAAACGGTTAGAGCATCCCCAACATATTAATGGGGGAATTATGTTGACAGTTGCTGTAATTGGTCTTCTTGCAAACTTTATTTCGGCAGCTCTCTTACATGCCGGAAGCGAAGACAGCTTAAACGTCAAAGCAACTTATCTCCACATTCTAAGTGATGCACTTTCTTCAGTTGCCGTTATCATTGGAGGAATCATTCTTACTTTTGTCAACGTTCCATGGCTTGATCCTGCCTTAACAATCGGAGTTGCCCTCTATATTGCTTATGAAGCTTGGCCAATTATTAATCAAACCATTAAAATTCTCATGCAATCTTCTCCTGATCTTGATTATGATTCCATCGAAAATGATTTAAAACAGATTGATGGAGTAACGGCCGTTCACCACGTTCATGCATGGATGATGGATGAACACCGAATTATTTTCTCTGCCCATCTAAATTGTGATGACTTACCACTAAGCCAGGTTGAGCGGATCTATAGTCAAGTTGAAAAAATCTTGCATGAAAAATATGGGATCTGTCATGTTACGATTCAAGCAGAATATCACCGCGGTAAAGATGAAGAACTATTCAACACTCCCGTTGATGAAAAGAATGTTATTAATAACGAATTTAAACAGGACTAA
- a CDS encoding VIT family protein: MSVKVKKHQKQTMEEKLNTLRAGVLGSNDGILTVVGVLVSVAAATSDRFTIFIAGLSDLLACAFSMASGEYASVSTQKDTEKAAVAQEEKLLKTDYEGELAAVKDYYVNKGVTPETSIKIAKDLLNKKPLETVVRIKYDIELGHYLNPWDAAFSSLFSAAAGGLIPLMAMTFAPEVYKWYAVILAVAFTSALTGYISSKLGNGLVKVAVIRNIIIGLITITIHYGVGKLF; the protein is encoded by the coding sequence ATGAGTGTTAAGGTGAAGAAGCATCAAAAACAAACAATGGAAGAGAAATTAAATACATTACGAGCCGGAGTATTAGGTTCAAATGATGGAATCCTAACAGTTGTTGGTGTTCTGGTATCTGTAGCAGCAGCGACAAGTGATCGCTTTACTATCTTCATTGCTGGCTTGTCTGATTTGCTTGCTTGTGCATTTTCAATGGCTTCTGGCGAATATGCTTCTGTATCCACGCAAAAGGATACAGAAAAAGCTGCTGTTGCTCAAGAAGAGAAACTCTTAAAAACAGATTATGAAGGGGAGCTTGCGGCAGTAAAAGACTATTATGTAAATAAAGGAGTTACTCCTGAAACCTCAATCAAAATTGCTAAGGACCTCCTTAATAAAAAGCCCCTCGAGACAGTTGTTCGGATTAAATATGATATTGAACTTGGTCACTACCTTAATCCTTGGGATGCTGCATTTTCTTCTCTTTTTTCAGCAGCTGCTGGAGGATTGATTCCGCTAATGGCGATGACGTTTGCTCCTGAAGTATATAAGTGGTATGCTGTGATTTTAGCGGTTGCCTTTACCAGTGCCCTAACCGGTTATATTAGCTCTAAGCTTGGTAATGGACTTGTAAAAGTTGCGGTTATTCGAAATATTATTATTGGTTTGATTACGATTACGATTCACTACGGAGTCGGAAAATTGTTTTAA
- a CDS encoding VIT family protein: MSKKKMSLAQKVNVLRASVMGANDGIISIAGIVIGVAAATSNARSILIAGLSGTLAGMISMCMGEYVSVSTQKDSQKMALISEKQRLQNQYQHEFDYVQKKYEAQDIDPQLAKQATKELMEKDALGTAVQERYGFNPNEFTSPYAAAIASFISFPTGSILPMVAVTVSPANVRILATAIAVLIALLITGYFAAVLGKSNRIKSMIRNAAAGLLTMGVTYLIGQLFAR; the protein is encoded by the coding sequence GTGTCCAAGAAAAAGATGTCACTAGCACAAAAGGTAAATGTCCTGCGTGCAAGTGTGATGGGGGCTAATGATGGGATTATTTCAATTGCCGGAATTGTTATCGGGGTAGCAGCGGCAACGAGTAATGCCCGTTCCATCTTAATCGCGGGTTTGTCCGGAACACTTGCCGGTATGATTTCAATGTGTATGGGGGAGTACGTCTCAGTTTCGACCCAAAAGGACTCACAAAAAATGGCTTTGATTAGTGAAAAGCAGCGGCTTCAGAATCAATACCAGCATGAATTTGACTATGTTCAAAAGAAATATGAAGCTCAAGACATCGATCCACAACTAGCTAAGCAAGCGACGAAAGAATTAATGGAAAAAGATGCTTTAGGGACAGCTGTTCAAGAGCGCTATGGCTTTAATCCCAATGAGTTTACAAGTCCATATGCTGCGGCGATTGCTTCCTTTATATCCTTTCCAACTGGTTCAATTTTACCAATGGTGGCGGTTACCGTTTCTCCCGCAAATGTTCGAATCTTAGCAACCGCAATTGCAGTTCTGATTGCCTTGTTAATTACTGGTTATTTTGCGGCGGTTTTAGGAAAATCTAACCGGATTAAGTCAATGATCAGAAATGCAGCTGCTGGATTATTAACGATGGGGGTTACATATCTGATTGGACAATTATTTGCGCGGTAG
- a CDS encoding universal stress protein codes for MFEIKPKKFKKILVGVDDAPDARAAFSYAVDKAKRDGSALGIVSILETDRVNVYQILDKDYVHSSEDELRQRVNEYVQAAIDYGVDPEKITAIVDRGERPAERICNHVIPAFQPDLLVVGSIGKKGNRKAVGSQASYMARHAGTSVFVIRTNTVQAYE; via the coding sequence ATGTTCGAAATAAAGCCAAAGAAGTTCAAGAAGATCCTCGTTGGTGTTGACGATGCACCAGATGCCCGTGCCGCTTTCTCATACGCGGTTGATAAGGCGAAACGTGATGGCTCAGCGCTAGGAATTGTCTCAATTCTTGAAACTGATCGGGTAAATGTATATCAAATCTTAGATAAGGATTACGTTCATAGCAGCGAAGACGAATTGCGTCAGCGGGTAAATGAATATGTCCAAGCAGCAATTGATTACGGTGTAGATCCAGAAAAGATTACGGCAATTGTTGATCGTGGTGAACGGCCGGCTGAGCGGATTTGTAATCACGTTATTCCTGCTTTCCAACCGGATTTATTAGTTGTTGGTTCAATTGGTAAGAAGGGTAATCGTAAAGCGGTTGGTTCCCAGGCATCATACATGGCTCGCCATGCTGGAACATCAGTATTTGTTATTCGGACAAATACTGTTCAGGCTTATGAATAA
- a CDS encoding amino acid ABC transporter ATP-binding protein, with product MSMIEFHNVQKYYGKFHALKDINLTIDAGETVVLIGPSGSGKSSLIRTINGLDPIRDGQLIVNGFDLADKKTNVNLIRKDVGMVFQHFNLYNNKSVIENIMLAPRIVLKRPEDENRELATKLLDKVGLANKAESMPAQLSGGQKQRIAIARSLAMKPKCLLFDEPTSALDPEMIDDVLDVMKDISKNSNMTMLVVTHEMGFARAVADRVIFMADGRILEDDSTEKFFGDQPSTERAREFMSKISGH from the coding sequence ATGTCAATGATTGAATTTCATAATGTACAAAAATATTATGGTAAATTCCATGCATTAAAAGATATTAATTTAACAATTGATGCTGGCGAAACGGTTGTTTTAATCGGGCCATCTGGTTCGGGGAAAAGTAGCCTGATTCGAACAATCAATGGATTAGATCCAATTAGAGATGGTCAGTTAATTGTTAATGGTTTTGACCTTGCTGATAAGAAGACTAATGTTAATCTAATCAGAAAAGATGTCGGGATGGTCTTTCAACACTTTAACTTATATAACAATAAGAGTGTTATCGAAAACATCATGCTCGCACCACGAATCGTATTAAAACGCCCAGAAGACGAGAACCGTGAGTTAGCAACGAAACTGCTTGATAAAGTTGGCCTTGCAAATAAAGCTGAAAGTATGCCTGCTCAGCTATCTGGAGGGCAAAAACAACGAATTGCGATTGCCCGCAGTCTGGCCATGAAGCCTAAATGCCTCCTGTTCGATGAACCAACAAGTGCGCTCGATCCGGAAATGATTGATGATGTTTTAGACGTTATGAAAGATATCTCTAAAAACTCCAACATGACAATGTTAGTAGTGACCCACGAAATGGGTTTTGCACGGGCAGTTGCTGACCGGGTTATTTTTATGGCAGATGGTCGGATCTTAGAAGACGATTCAACTGAAAAATTCTTTGGCGATCAGCCTTCTACAGAGCGTGCTCGCGAATTTATGAGTAAGATCAGTGGTCACTAA
- a CDS encoding transporter substrate-binding domain-containing protein, with amino-acid sequence MKKYWRLISLSALLFISLLTLSACGTSIAKKDVLTEDMRSQRITWGVKADTRLFGLENIRTGKLEGFEIDLATAITKKILGPQGKPIFVPVTSGTRVPLLKNGNIDAIMATMTITPEREKQVDFTHSYFDAGQSLLVRKGSPIKNINDLNRRGAIILGVSGSNSVKNVARFAPKARVLQLSDYAQAMTALKSKQGDALTTDNGILYGMAAENPGYEVVGGNFTKEPYGIAINKNQARFHNKLNWALREVEKDGTYNRLLLKWFGNVKGFNYQEMKR; translated from the coding sequence ATGAAAAAGTATTGGCGATTGATTAGTCTTAGCGCCCTCCTTTTTATCAGCCTCCTTACCCTTTCTGCCTGTGGTACCTCAATTGCAAAAAAAGATGTCCTGACTGAGGATATGCGTAGTCAACGAATTACCTGGGGAGTAAAAGCAGATACTCGTCTCTTTGGACTGGAAAATATCCGGACAGGGAAGCTAGAAGGATTTGAAATTGATCTCGCAACAGCTATTACAAAAAAGATCCTCGGCCCACAGGGAAAACCAATTTTTGTTCCTGTAACCAGCGGAACCCGGGTGCCACTCCTAAAAAACGGTAATATTGATGCAATAATGGCAACTATGACGATCACTCCTGAACGGGAAAAGCAAGTTGATTTTACCCATTCTTACTTTGATGCTGGTCAATCTCTCCTTGTCAGGAAAGGAAGTCCGATCAAAAACATCAACGATTTAAATCGACGAGGCGCTATAATTCTTGGTGTTTCTGGATCAAATTCAGTTAAAAACGTTGCGAGGTTTGCTCCTAAAGCACGCGTTCTTCAATTATCTGACTACGCTCAAGCGATGACGGCCCTTAAATCCAAGCAAGGGGATGCCCTTACCACTGATAATGGGATTCTCTATGGGATGGCAGCTGAAAATCCAGGCTATGAAGTTGTCGGCGGTAACTTTACTAAAGAACCTTATGGAATCGCCATTAACAAAAATCAAGCGCGCTTCCATAATAAATTAAACTGGGCGTTAAGAGAAGTTGAAAAGGATGGAACCTACAACCGTCTTCTTCTTAAATGGTTTGGGAATGTTAAAGGATTTAATTATCAGGAGATGAAACGCTAA
- a CDS encoding amino acid ABC transporter permease: MLNLIINEWHPLLTGLWNTILCSLIALIGSLIIGTFFALLEISQHRVVKIIGHVYVEVFRNIPLLVITMAFFLIIPMYIVKINGFTAGTIGLTLYTSAFIAETVRAGINSIDPGQMEGALANGLTYGQAMRYIVLPQAFRVVIPPLGNQFINLVKNSSVLAFVAGFDLMYQGNLIANDTLATMPTYFIVGIMYLIITLPLSYYMRHLEKKLA; this comes from the coding sequence ATGTTAAATTTAATTATAAATGAGTGGCATCCCCTTTTAACCGGCCTCTGGAATACTATTCTGTGTAGCCTTATCGCATTAATTGGGAGCCTCATTATCGGAACCTTTTTTGCTCTTCTCGAGATTTCGCAACACCGTGTTGTTAAAATAATTGGTCATGTCTATGTGGAGGTCTTTCGGAATATTCCATTATTGGTAATTACAATGGCTTTTTTCCTGATCATTCCAATGTATATTGTTAAAATTAATGGATTTACTGCGGGAACAATTGGCTTAACTCTTTATACGTCCGCTTTTATTGCTGAGACCGTACGTGCTGGAATTAATTCAATTGATCCTGGCCAAATGGAAGGAGCCCTTGCCAATGGACTTACTTATGGACAAGCGATGCGCTACATTGTTTTACCACAAGCATTTCGCGTTGTTATTCCACCACTTGGCAATCAATTTATCAATTTGGTTAAAAACTCATCGGTCCTTGCCTTTGTCGCTGGCTTTGATCTTATGTACCAGGGAAATCTAATTGCAAACGATACCTTAGCAACTATGCCCACGTATTTCATTGTCGGGATCATGTACCTCATCATCACGCTTCCGTTGAGTTATTATATGCGACACCTTGAAAAGAAATTAGCCTAG
- a CDS encoding amino acid ABC transporter permease translates to MQNFIDAYSWINIRFLLEGLWITIEVSVISIIISFILGTFLGIIRYANIKYLSAIVGFIIDIIRNLPLLLIIFFTYFGLPNIGIKPEIIPAAIMALSIFESAMVAEIVRSGINSIDYGQTEGALANGLTKWQALQIIVLPQAIKNMMPALVSQFISLVKDTSLATIIVLPELMYHAQIIYGQNTNYIIPMFVALAVLYFIVCYSLSLFARYLHKHIA, encoded by the coding sequence ATGCAAAACTTTATTGACGCGTATTCATGGATTAATATCCGTTTCCTCCTAGAAGGACTTTGGATTACAATTGAAGTTTCCGTAATTTCAATTATAATCAGCTTTATTTTGGGAACTTTTCTCGGAATTATTCGTTACGCTAACATCAAATACTTATCAGCAATTGTGGGGTTCATTATCGATATTATCCGTAATCTTCCCCTCCTGCTAATAATTTTCTTCACCTACTTTGGTCTCCCGAATATCGGAATCAAACCAGAAATTATTCCAGCTGCAATTATGGCGCTTTCAATTTTCGAATCGGCAATGGTTGCCGAAATTGTTCGCTCAGGAATAAATTCGATTGATTATGGTCAAACGGAAGGGGCATTAGCTAACGGATTAACTAAGTGGCAAGCTTTACAAATTATTGTCTTACCACAGGCGATTAAGAATATGATGCCGGCCCTCGTTAGCCAGTTCATTTCCTTGGTCAAAGATACATCACTAGCAACAATTATTGTCTTGCCAGAGTTAATGTACCACGCCCAAATCATCTATGGACAAAACACAAATTATATTATTCCAATGTTCGTTGCTTTAGCAGTCCTATACTTTATTGTCTGCTACTCATTATCATTGTTTGCACGTTATTTGCATAAACACATTGCCTGA
- a CDS encoding CPBP family intramembrane glutamic endopeptidase has translation MTGNDYLRIWYRVQIGATLVISAMMMIRNYEFNRQTVALALLIMVIILGIGLVFELLPNMPLLVKKLNAWLQVITQPIILVFAWDVMVREIIVLLHLPSRGVVTMMIFYYFIMFAPFASVIGELMHWSIERLIFIAWLAQVVFTPLIALPTDLVGNHFLLLALSTGAVGAVAFFILTTTVMRTWHLSWPGLKPHWSGDFNWLIFAGLVVVDVIFTVLNTGEMPSLHRANWDFTLSAFEAAVMEEALFRFAILGILFYAWRNVKQRLPLALATSSILFGVVHLTNYGPQEWSMTVLQAVSAAGIGLFFATVYVYTGQLWLAMLMHFLLDWTAFIASDSTLMTGKVTVQDWIGTGIELVVFIGIAVWMMFGQRRQVMERHVNRLTGKHQRFDFMI, from the coding sequence ATGACCGGAAACGATTATTTAAGGATCTGGTACCGGGTTCAAATTGGGGCAACCTTGGTCATTTCAGCGATGATGATGATTCGTAATTACGAATTTAATCGCCAGACGGTTGCACTGGCATTATTGATCATGGTTATTATCTTAGGAATTGGTTTAGTCTTTGAACTCTTACCTAATATGCCTTTGTTGGTTAAAAAATTAAATGCATGGCTACAAGTAATTACTCAGCCGATAATTTTAGTATTTGCTTGGGATGTAATGGTACGCGAAATTATTGTTTTATTACATTTACCATCCCGAGGCGTTGTAACAATGATGATTTTTTATTACTTTATTATGTTTGCGCCATTCGCAAGCGTAATTGGTGAACTCATGCATTGGAGCATTGAACGACTAATCTTTATCGCTTGGTTAGCTCAGGTGGTCTTTACGCCATTGATTGCCTTGCCAACAGACCTGGTTGGTAATCACTTCTTATTATTAGCATTATCTACTGGTGCAGTTGGTGCAGTTGCCTTCTTTATTCTTACGACAACAGTAATGCGGACATGGCACTTATCATGGCCAGGATTAAAGCCACATTGGAGTGGTGATTTTAATTGGTTGATATTTGCAGGATTAGTTGTTGTTGATGTCATCTTTACAGTTTTAAATACGGGAGAAATGCCAAGCCTTCATCGTGCTAATTGGGATTTTACCCTTTCAGCATTTGAGGCTGCGGTAATGGAAGAGGCCTTGTTCCGTTTCGCTATCCTTGGTATCTTGTTCTATGCTTGGCGCAATGTCAAACAACGACTTCCGTTAGCGCTAGCAACTAGCTCAATTTTATTTGGAGTTGTTCATCTTACTAACTATGGGCCTCAAGAATGGTCGATGACTGTTTTACAAGCAGTTAGTGCAGCAGGAATTGGACTATTTTTTGCAACCGTTTATGTTTATACTGGTCAATTATGGCTAGCAATGTTAATGCACTTCTTATTAGATTGGACGGCATTTATTGCTTCTGATTCAACGTTGATGACTGGCAAAGTAACAGTTCAGGATTGGATTGGGACGGGAATTGAATTAGTAGTATTTATTGGAATTGCCGTTTGGATGATGTTTGGACAACGACGTCAAGTGATGGAACGACATGTTAATCGCTTAACGGGAAAGCATCAACGGTTTGATTTTATGATTTAG
- a CDS encoding ribonuclease J produces the protein MTKLKIKNNEVAFYAMGGLGEIGKNMYCVQFQDEIIVIDCGVLFPEDELLGVDYVIQNYDYLIENKDKIKGIFITHGHEDHIGGLPFFLQKVNAPIYAGPFAMSLIKGKLEEKHLLRNAELHEINEFDEVHFKKLWVSFFRTTHSIPDTLGVAVHTPQGTVVQTGDFKFDLTPVGNLPGPNLQQMAKLGDDGVLLLTSDSTNAERPEFTKSERWVDIHIRRIFERIKGRIIFASFASNVYRLREASDAAIAQGRKIAVFGRSMENAITAGQELGYLNIPKDSLIDQNEINNYPPEKVLIMCTGSQGEPMAALSRIANGTHRQITIQPEDTVVFSSNPIPGNTTSVNALINKLEESGANVIHGYVNNIHTSGHGGQVDEEFMLRLMKPKFFAPVHGEYRMQKIHTKLAEMTGVPKENSFVLANGDVLALTKDSCRVADHIDSVSDVYIDGRDAGDTVGNPEIRERRLLSEEGVVTAIAVVDLKDYQIVAGPDIVSRGFVYMHESQELIKAANHEVFWAILNTFKNHKHVDQRVLNRTIISRLQKLLYDRTGRRPVIIPMVTILNGNNRSENQHYRRPNNKNNQAHKNERQNNHSYRNSQQHSKKKNVKEKQPVTSGDAK, from the coding sequence ATGACAAAATTAAAGATTAAAAACAATGAAGTTGCCTTTTACGCCATGGGTGGTCTTGGTGAAATTGGTAAAAATATGTATTGTGTACAATTCCAAGATGAAATTATTGTTATTGACTGTGGAGTTTTATTCCCGGAAGATGAATTGCTAGGGGTAGATTACGTAATTCAAAATTATGATTACCTCATTGAAAATAAAGATAAGATTAAGGGAATCTTTATTACTCACGGTCATGAAGACCACATTGGAGGATTACCATTCTTCTTACAAAAGGTCAATGCGCCTATTTATGCCGGACCTTTTGCAATGTCATTAATTAAGGGCAAGTTAGAAGAAAAACACTTGCTAAGAAATGCAGAATTGCATGAAATTAATGAATTCGATGAAGTTCATTTTAAGAAGTTGTGGGTGAGCTTCTTTAGAACGACCCACTCAATTCCTGATACATTAGGGGTGGCCGTTCATACTCCTCAAGGAACAGTTGTTCAGACTGGGGACTTTAAGTTTGATTTAACACCAGTTGGTAATTTACCAGGTCCTAATCTTCAACAGATGGCTAAGTTAGGGGATGATGGAGTTCTCCTTTTAACATCTGATAGTACAAACGCCGAACGACCAGAATTTACAAAGTCTGAACGCTGGGTTGATATCCATATTCGCCGGATCTTTGAACGAATTAAGGGCCGAATCATCTTTGCTTCATTTGCATCTAATGTTTATCGTTTGCGTGAAGCATCTGATGCTGCAATTGCACAAGGACGAAAGATTGCGGTCTTTGGTCGTAGTATGGAAAATGCAATCACTGCTGGTCAAGAGTTAGGTTACCTTAACATTCCGAAAGATTCCCTTATTGACCAAAATGAAATCAACAATTATCCACCAGAGAAAGTATTGATCATGTGTACTGGATCGCAGGGTGAACCAATGGCAGCCCTTAGTCGAATTGCTAATGGTACTCACCGCCAAATTACTATTCAGCCAGAAGATACAGTTGTCTTTTCTAGTAACCCAATTCCAGGAAATACCACTAGCGTTAATGCCCTTATCAATAAGCTTGAAGAAAGCGGGGCTAACGTAATTCACGGATATGTTAATAATATCCATACATCAGGACACGGTGGTCAAGTTGATGAAGAATTTATGCTACGTTTAATGAAGCCTAAGTTCTTTGCTCCTGTTCACGGTGAATACCGAATGCAAAAGATTCACACTAAGTTAGCTGAAATGACTGGTGTGCCAAAGGAAAATAGTTTTGTTCTTGCCAATGGGGACGTTTTAGCTTTAACGAAGGATTCTTGCCGGGTAGCAGACCATATTGATAGTGTTAGCGATGTTTATATTGATGGTCGTGATGCCGGAGATACAGTTGGAAACCCCGAAATTCGCGAACGGCGCTTACTTTCGGAAGAAGGAGTCGTAACGGCAATTGCGGTTGTTGACTTAAAGGATTACCAAATTGTTGCTGGTCCTGATATTGTCTCTCGTGGGTTTGTTTATATGCATGAGTCACAAGAACTAATTAAGGCGGCTAATCATGAAGTATTCTGGGCAATCCTTAATACCTTTAAGAATCACAAACACGTTGATCAACGAGTATTGAACCGGACAATTATCAGTCGTTTGCAAAAATTACTTTATGATCGCACCGGTCGTCGTCCAGTGATTATTCCGATGGTGACAATCTTAAACGGTAATAATCGTTCAGAAAATCAACACTATCGTCGACCAAACAACAAGAATAATCAAGCGCATAAAAACGAACGACAAAATAATCATTCCTACCGGAACTCCCAACAACATTCTAAAAAGAAGAATGTTAAAGAGAAACAGCCAGTCACGAGTGGAGATGCAAAATAA
- a CDS encoding DUF3368 domain-containing protein, with amino-acid sequence MATTGLSYSELSEDAKEVALNSFINFYVDQYRRGSLEILSSQVSNELMATINQILRDNDFRGHQELVNVSTRLSKPAYQKILTALLNVKFQEDGEPVIDWMKAWEQKEERLPEED; translated from the coding sequence TTGGCTACAACAGGTTTAAGTTATAGTGAGTTAAGCGAGGATGCTAAAGAAGTTGCCCTTAATTCATTCATTAATTTTTATGTTGATCAATATCGTAGGGGCAGTTTAGAGATCCTTAGCTCACAAGTATCAAATGAACTAATGGCTACAATTAATCAAATCTTGCGTGATAATGATTTTAGGGGGCATCAAGAATTAGTTAATGTAAGTACGCGGCTAAGTAAGCCAGCTTATCAAAAAATTTTAACCGCGTTGCTCAATGTTAAATTTCAAGAAGACGGGGAACCAGTTATTGACTGGATGAAGGCCTGGGAACAAAAAGAGGAACGGTTACCCGAAGAAGATTAG
- a CDS encoding MerR family transcriptional regulator: MDPLSGKIRKMIASKQLKISMSEVARVTGVSTSQLRYWEKKGYIKSEQDEQNKNHYFSFPTIFQVLTIKVFLDQGFTLAMAVKKERKRRELHKIFTRFITDGIKEVEQTGEDSGEVKLGALAEDSTKEVYAVIDGEKTSLRIRNRKEN, encoded by the coding sequence ATGGATCCGCTTTCTGGAAAAATTAGAAAAATGATCGCTAGCAAACAATTAAAGATTAGTATGAGTGAAGTGGCACGTGTAACTGGTGTCTCCACTAGTCAACTAAGATACTGGGAGAAAAAGGGTTATATTAAATCTGAACAAGATGAACAGAATAAAAATCACTATTTTAGTTTTCCAACAATTTTTCAAGTATTAACGATTAAAGTATTTTTGGATCAAGGTTTTACTTTAGCAATGGCTGTAAAAAAGGAACGAAAACGGCGCGAGCTTCATAAGATTTTTACTCGTTTTATTACTGATGGCATCAAAGAAGTAGAGCAAACTGGGGAAGATAGTGGAGAAGTTAAGCTGGGCGCATTAGCTGAAGATTCCACAAAAGAAGTATATGCAGTGATTGATGGTGAAAAGACTAGTCTTCGTATTCGGAATCGGAAAGAAAATTAA